From bacterium:
CCCGGCGCTTAAGGTAGCAGATGGACACCGGCTCCTCCACCAGGTTGCGGCGGCACTCGGTCTCGCAGGGGTGGGGGCAGACCCGGCCCAAACTGGCGGGCAGCGGCAGGGTGTCCTTGATCAGCTTGATGGCCTCGGCCTCCATCCCGTTGGCGATCAGCGCGGTGTATCCCTGGACGTCGCATCCGGCCGGGCAGGTGGCCTGGCAGGGGGCGATGCAGTCGCCGGAGTGGTTGGAGAGCAGCAGTTCCAGGGCCAGCTGCCGTGCGGCCCGGATCTTCTGGTTGTCTATGTCCACCACCATCCCGTCGTAGACCTTGGTGGCGCAGGAGGGCACGAAGCCCCGGGCCCCTTTTACCTCCACCAGACAGACCCAGCAGGAGCCGAACGGCTCCAGCTTCTTGTCATGGCACATGTTGGGAATGTCCAGGCCCTGCTTTTCGGCCACTTGCAGGATGGTCTGGCTGGAATCGCAGATGACTTCTTTGCCGTTGAGCTGTATCTTTATCTCGGACATTTTATGCATCCTTGTTATATTCTTGTGTTTAGACTATTATACGTTTTCCGTCTCCCTCTCCTAATGCTTTAGGAGAGGGGCAGGGGTGAGGTCAGCTGACCCTGATCGCGTCGAACTTGCATTTGACCACGCAGCTGCCGCACTTGACGCACTTGGCCTGGTCGATGACATGGGGCTTCTTGACCGCGCCCGCTATGCAGGATGACGGGCAGACCCGGGCGCAGGCTGTACAGCCCACGCATTTCTCGGCGATGATCTCGTAGGTCAGCAGTTCCTTGCAGCTGTGGGCCGGGCATTTTTTCTGCTTGATGTGGGCCTCGTACTCATCCCTAAAATATTTGATGGTGGTCAGCACCGGGTTGGGGGCGGTCTGCCCCAGCCCGCACAGGGAGGAGACCTTGATCTTGTCGGCCAGCTCCAACAGCATTTCTATGTCGCCCTCCACGCCTTTCCCCTTGGTGATCCGGTCCAGTATCTCTAGCATCCGCTTGGTGCCCACCCGGCAGAAGGTGCACTTGCCGCAGGATTCCTTCTGGGTGAAGTCCAAAAAGAACCGGGCGATGTCCACCATGCAGGTGGTGTCGTCCATCACCACCATGCCGCCCGAGCCCATGATGGCCCCGGTCTGGGTCACCGAGTCGTAGTCGATCACGGTGTCGGCCAGGGCCGCCGGGATGCAGCCGCCCGAAGGCCCGCCCATCTGCACCGCCTTGAACTGGCGCCCGCCCTTGATGCCGCCGCCCACCTCGTAGATGATCTCCCGCACCGTGATGCCCATGGGGACCTCCACCAGGCCTCCCCGCACGATCTGACCGGCCAGGGCGAAGACCTTTGAGCCCTTGCTTTTCTCCGTTCCCAGGGCCGCGAAGGCGGCTCCGCCGTTCAATATGATCCAGGGCACGTTGGCGTAGGTTTCCACGTTGTTGATGTTGGTAGGCTTGCCCCACAGGCCGGAGACCGCCGGGAACGGCGGCCGCAGCTTAGGCATCCCCCGCTTGCCTTCTATCGAGGCCATCAGGGCCGTCTCCTCGCCGCAGACGAAGGCCCCGGCCCCTTCCTTGATCTTCATCTCAAAGTTGAATCCGGTGCCCATGATGTTCTTGCCCAAGAGGCCCTTCTTCTTAGCCTCGGTGATGGCCAGCTTCAGCCGCTGCACCGCCAGCGGGTATTCGGCCCGGACATAGAGGTAACCTTCCTGGGCCCCGATGGCGTAGGCCGCGATCAGCATCCCCTCCATCACGTTGTGGGGGTCGCCCTCCAGCACCGAGCGGTCCATGAAGGCCCCGGGGTCGCCCTCGTCCCCGTTGCAGATGATGTATTTCTTGTCGTTCTTGCTGTCCCGGGCAAACTGCCACTTGCGGCCGGTTGGAAATCCGGCCCCGCCCCGGCCCCTGAGACCTGAGTCCAGCACTTCCTTGATCACCTGCTCCGGGGTCATGGTCTTCAACGCCTTCTCCAGCGCCTGGTAGCCCTGATGATCCATGTAATCCTGGATGCTCTCGGGGTTGAACACCCCGCAGTTGCGCAGCACTATCCGCTTCTGCTTGGCGTAAAAGCTGTCGTCGGGCAGGGCCTGGTTGTGGGCCCGCACCAGCCAGTCCTTCACCGGCTGATGCCCGGCCAGGTGCTCCTCCACCAAACGGGGCAGGCGTTCCGGGGTCATGTTGCCGTAGGTAAAAAGATTGCCGTCCTTGTCGTAGACGTCCAGCAGCACCTCGCGGTAGCACATCCCCACGCAGCCGGTCTCGGCCAGGGCCACGTTAAGCTTGCTCTTTTTGATCTCGTCCTTAAGGGCCGCCATCACCTTGTGGCCGCCGGCCGCGATCCCGCAGCTGCCCAGCCCCACCACCACCCGGTAGTCGGGGCTTTTTAAGGATCTTTTCTTGGTTTCAGCAGCAGTTCTCAAGAGGCTTTCCCTCCGTTATATATTGATTTGATTGAAGACTTCAGGTATATGGACATTACTTACCACGCCTGCGTGCCGAAACAACTGACATTGATAGACACTCTGGCGTGCAGGCACGGAAACACGGAATCCTGGAGATCACGAAAAGGCTAAATCTATTAGGAATCCAGGAAGTCAGGAAAATATTTGTTGATGCCTGTTTCCTGATAAAACTTGAAATGATTTTTGATTATTAATGAGGATTTCAGAAAAGAAATATTCCTGGTTTCATGGTTTCCTTATAAAAATCCAAGCGTTTCTTAGCTATTCTGTGGATTTCCAGACATACTTCCCGGTCCGGTCGATGTAACCCCAGGTACCACCGTCGGTGTTGCCGTAGGAATTCATCTTTCCGCCCATGTTGACCATGGCCAGGCCGTGCTTGAAGTCCCAGGCGAAATCGAACCGGGGCTTGATCATCGTCTGCCCGGCCTTGTTGATGTACCCCCACTTGCCGCCCTGGATGATGCCGTTCTCGTTCATCTTGCCGCCCAGGTTCACCAGGGCCAGCCCTTCGGAGAAGTCCATGGCCCCGTCAAAGCGCGGAGGCACGGCCATCCGGCCGGCCCGGTTGATGTATCCCCGCTTGCCGCCGATGCGGATGCAGGCCAAACCCTCGCTGAAACCGGAGGCGGCGGCGTACTTGGGTGCCACTGTTCTCTGGCCGGTTGTGTCCACATAGCCCCATCGTCCGTTGAGCTTCACCGCCGCCAGTCCCTGGTAAAAGTTGCCGGCGTCATCGTAATGCTGGGCCACCACCACCCGGCCGGCGGGATCTATGAAGCCGAACTTGCCCTCGGTCTGAACGATGGCGAAGCCGTTGACGAAGCTGCGGGCCCCGTGGTAGACCGGCGGTATCACGGCCTCGCCGTTCTTATTGATGAATCCCCAGCGGTCTCCCAGCTTCACCAGCGCCCGGCCTCCGGAAAAGCTCATGGCATCCTGGTATTGGAACTGCACGATCACTTTGCCGCTTTGGTCTATGAAACCGTACTTGTCGTTCTGCCGCACCAGGGCCAGCCCTTCGGAAAAACTGCGGGCATCCTCGTAAATCGGCTCGATCACTGTTTTTCCGGTCTTGTCTATGAATCCCCGCTTGCCCCCGGATATCATCCCAGTCTCAATGGTCTTGCCGCCGACGTTGACCAGGGCCAACCCTTCGGAAAAATTCTTGGCGTCGTCGTACTGCGGGGTGACGGCCATCTCGCCGTCGGGGCTGAGGTACCCCCACTTGCCCCCCACCACGAACCCGTATTCGTTCTTGACCCCGCTGATGTTGACCAGGGCCAGGCCCTCTGAAAGATCAAAGGCCCAGTCGTAATTAGGCTCAATTACAACCCGGCCTTGCTGGTCGATATATCCGAACTTGCCCTGCTGGTTGACTGGGAAAAGCGCCTTTGGGCCAGCCTGGGGCTGCGCCCAGAGCAGACTGCTCAAAGACAGCAGGGATAATCCGCCCCATAATGTTCTTTTCAACCCGGTCATGATATTACTCCTAGTGTTGGAGTTTATTGATCCGGAGGTTCAATCTCTAATGTGTGAAATTATACGAATACTATTTTGACCGGATTTGCAGGATGACATTGAAAGATGAATATACCTCGTTAAATCATGTTAATCCTGTCTTTTTCCGGAAAAGCCTGAGGATTAAAAATCCTTGGCCGCCTTGCGGGCGCTGTCCGGGGTCAGCCGACCGTAGGTCTCGCTGTCTATCATCATCACCGGGGCCAGGCTGCAGCAGCCCAGGCAGGCCACCGTCTCCAGGGTGAATTTTCCGTCCTCGGTGGTCTCGCCATCGCCCACCTTGAGCTCGTCCTCCAAAGCCTGGCTGATCTTGACCGCCCCGCTGACGTGGCAGGCGGTGCCGTGGCAGACCCGCATCAAATGCTTGCCCACCGGCTTCAGCCGGAACTGGGTGTAAAAAGTGGCCACCCCGTAGACCTGGCTGGCCGGAAGACCCATGATTTGGCTGATCTGTTCGATGGTCTGGCCCGACAGGTAGCCCAGCTCGGCCTGGACCTCCTGCAATACCGTGATCAAAGCCCCCTTGTTGCCGGCATGCCGGGCCGCCGCTTTTTTCACCGCCGGATCCGCTGCGCCCTTGACCGCCTTGGGAGCTGCCTTGGCCTTTTTCATAAGACTCCTGCTGATAGCATTGCTGGATGGTTTTTCCTTGAATGCAAAATTTATTCTATCATATAAAATCAAACCATTGCAAGACCCAAATCAATAATTTTCGGCATATTTTTACCGTCTTGAAATTTGGCCCTAAAAGCTATTGATTTTATCCCGGCATCGGGTTATATTTGAAACAAGACAAACCTTAAAATTGCCACCAAGACACAAAGGCACCAAACTCCTTTAGGGATAAACTGTATAAGTATTTTTGTGTTATTTCGTGTTTTTCGTGGGCAAAAGAAACCTTCTTTACATCAACCTTCACCACAGCCTTACAAAGGGGGACAGCATGGCCGAAAGCAAAAAGGCAAAAAAACTCTTCGTGCTGGACACCAACGTGATACTGTACGACCACACCTGCATCGAGAATTTTGAGGAACACGACATCGTCATCCCCATCGTGGTGCTGGAGGAACTGGACAAGTTCAAAAAAGGCAGCGACCTGATCAACTTCGAGGCCCGGGAGTTCATCCGCAACCTGGACAAGCTGGCCGGGGAGCATCTTCTGACCAAGGGCATCTCCCTGGGCAAGGGCCGGGGAAAGCTTCACATTCTGGTGGGCGACCCCCATTCCGAGCGGGTCTACCATTCTTTCGCCGCCGACAAGGCCGACCACCGGATCCTGGCCATGGCCGAGGAGCTGACCCGGAAGCACCCGGACCGCCAGGTGGTGATAGTGACCAAGGACATCAATCTGAGGATGAAGGCCAAGTCGCTGGGGCTGCAGGCCGACGACTATCTGACCGGCAAGATCCGGCAGATGGACCAGCTGAATGTCACCGCCCGGGTGATCGAGGACATGGACAAGGATTTCATCTCCCAGTTCTACCAGGAGCCCTACCTGGTGCCCCGGGCGGCCTTCCCCTTAAAGGAAGAGCTGCTGCCCCACCAGTATTTCGTCTTCAAGAACCACAGCTCCAGCGTGCTGGCCCATTACAATCCGGAAAAGGACGGCTTGGAGCGGCTGGTCAAGCGGCCGGCCTACGGCATCGAGCCCCGCAACGCCGAGCAGATCTTTGCCCTGGACGCCCTGCTCCGCCCCGAGATCCAGCTGGCGGCCCTCACCGGCAAGGCCGGCACCGGCAAGACCCTTTTGGCTTTGGCCGCGGCCCTGGAGCAGCGACGCAACTACCACCAGATCTTTCTGGCCCGGCCGGTGGTGCCCCTGGCCAACCGGGACATCGGCTTTTTGCCCGGTGACATCAAGTCCAAGATCGACCCCTATATGGAGCCGCTGTGGGACAACCTGGCCGTGATCCGGCACCGCTTTGCCCCGGAGAGCAAGGAGCACAACAAGATCAACGAGATGATCCAGAACGAAAAACTGGTGATCTCGGCCCTGGCTTTCATCAGGGGTCGAAGTTTATCCAACATCTTTTTCATCGTGGACGAGGCCCAAAACCTTACTCCGCTGGAGGTCAAGACC
This genomic window contains:
- a CDS encoding FAD-dependent oxidoreductase; translation: MSEIKIQLNGKEVICDSSQTILQVAEKQGLDIPNMCHDKKLEPFGSCWVCLVEVKGARGFVPSCATKVYDGMVVDIDNQKIRAARQLALELLLSNHSGDCIAPCQATCPAGCDVQGYTALIANGMEAEAIKLIKDTLPLPASLGRVCPHPCETECRRNLVEEPVSICYLKRRAADFDLNSGKPYLPKIAPETGKKVAVVGAGPAGLSAAYYLRQKGHQVTIFEALPKPGGWLRYGIPQYRLPKEVLDQEIKT
- the nuoE gene encoding NADH-quinone oxidoreductase subunit NuoE, whose protein sequence is MKKAKAAPKAVKGAADPAVKKAAARHAGNKGALITVLQEVQAELGYLSGQTIEQISQIMGLPASQVYGVATFYTQFRLKPVGKHLMRVCHGTACHVSGAVKISQALEDELKVGDGETTEDGKFTLETVACLGCCSLAPVMMIDSETYGRLTPDSARKAAKDF
- the nuoF gene encoding NADH-quinone oxidoreductase subunit NuoF; this encodes MAALKDEIKKSKLNVALAETGCVGMCYREVLLDVYDKDGNLFTYGNMTPERLPRLVEEHLAGHQPVKDWLVRAHNQALPDDSFYAKQKRIVLRNCGVFNPESIQDYMDHQGYQALEKALKTMTPEQVIKEVLDSGLRGRGGAGFPTGRKWQFARDSKNDKKYIICNGDEGDPGAFMDRSVLEGDPHNVMEGMLIAAYAIGAQEGYLYVRAEYPLAVQRLKLAITEAKKKGLLGKNIMGTGFNFEMKIKEGAGAFVCGEETALMASIEGKRGMPKLRPPFPAVSGLWGKPTNINNVETYANVPWIILNGGAAFAALGTEKSKGSKVFALAGQIVRGGLVEVPMGITVREIIYEVGGGIKGGRQFKAVQMGGPSGGCIPAALADTVIDYDSVTQTGAIMGSGGMVVMDDTTCMVDIARFFLDFTQKESCGKCTFCRVGTKRMLEILDRITKGKGVEGDIEMLLELADKIKVSSLCGLGQTAPNPVLTTIKYFRDEYEAHIKQKKCPAHSCKELLTYEIIAEKCVGCTACARVCPSSCIAGAVKKPHVIDQAKCVKCGSCVVKCKFDAIRVS
- a CDS encoding PhoH family protein; translated protein: MAESKKAKKLFVLDTNVILYDHTCIENFEEHDIVIPIVVLEELDKFKKGSDLINFEAREFIRNLDKLAGEHLLTKGISLGKGRGKLHILVGDPHSERVYHSFAADKADHRILAMAEELTRKHPDRQVVIVTKDINLRMKAKSLGLQADDYLTGKIRQMDQLNVTARVIEDMDKDFISQFYQEPYLVPRAAFPLKEELLPHQYFVFKNHSSSVLAHYNPEKDGLERLVKRPAYGIEPRNAEQIFALDALLRPEIQLAALTGKAGTGKTLLALAAALEQRRNYHQIFLARPVVPLANRDIGFLPGDIKSKIDPYMEPLWDNLAVIRHRFAPESKEHNKINEMIQNEKLVISALAFIRGRSLSNIFFIVDEAQNLTPLEVKTIITRAGEGAKIVFTGDVYQIDSPYLDAQSNGLSYLVDRMKGQSLFAHVNLLKGERSPLAELASNLL
- a CDS encoding WG repeat-containing protein, with protein sequence MTGLKRTLWGGLSLLSLSSLLWAQPQAGPKALFPVNQQGKFGYIDQQGRVVIEPNYDWAFDLSEGLALVNISGVKNEYGFVVGGKWGYLSPDGEMAVTPQYDDAKNFSEGLALVNVGGKTIETGMISGGKRGFIDKTGKTVIEPIYEDARSFSEGLALVRQNDKYGFIDQSGKVIVQFQYQDAMSFSGGRALVKLGDRWGFINKNGEAVIPPVYHGARSFVNGFAIVQTEGKFGFIDPAGRVVVAQHYDDAGNFYQGLAAVKLNGRWGYVDTTGQRTVAPKYAAASGFSEGLACIRIGGKRGYINRAGRMAVPPRFDGAMDFSEGLALVNLGGKMNENGIIQGGKWGYINKAGQTMIKPRFDFAWDFKHGLAMVNMGGKMNSYGNTDGGTWGYIDRTGKYVWKSTE